A genomic window from Carassius gibelio isolate Cgi1373 ecotype wild population from Czech Republic chromosome A11, carGib1.2-hapl.c, whole genome shotgun sequence includes:
- the LOC128022598 gene encoding beta-1,3-galactosyltransferase 6-like, with protein MNLVRLVCRHKTALALGVFFLFAIVLLFLAKCTSETLKPAESPGAAPRAEARPKHSAGPPHAKQLSSFLAVLVTTGPKYTERRSILRSTWLTKHDPEVLYWFVVGTEGLPPEDLQNLGSEQIRHRDLLLLPDLRDSYENLTQKLLHMYSWLDQNVDFKFVLKADDDTFARLDVLKEELKTKEPSRLYWGFFSGRGRVKTAGKWRESAWELCDYYLPYALGGGYVLSADLVHYVRLNVRFLKTWQSEDVSLGAWLAPVDVKRVHDPRFDTEYKSRGCSNKYLVTHKQSLEDMLEKHQTLQRTGRLCKEEVKLRLSYMYDWSVPPSQCCQRKDGIP; from the coding sequence ATGAATCTGGTCCGTCTTGTGTGTCGTCACAAGACAGCCCTGGCACTCGGTGTCTTCTTCCTATTCGCCATCGTCCTTTTGTTCCTCGCCAAATGTACGTCTGAGACCCTGAAGCCGGCCGAGTCCCCAGGGGCGGCGCCGCGGGCCGAAGCACGACCGAAGCACTCGGCAGGACCTCCTCACGCCAAACAGCTCTCTTCATTCCTGGCCGTCCTCGTCACCACGGGCCCGAAGTACACGGAGCGCCGCAGTATCCTCCGGAGCACCTGGCTGACCAAACACGATCCCGAAGTGCTCTACTGGTTTGTGGTCGGCACCGAGGGTTTACCTCCGGAAGACCTCCAGAACCTGGGATCCGAGCAGATCCGTCACCGGGACCTCCTCCTGCTCCCTGACCTCCGGGACTCGTACGAGAACCTCACGCAGAAGCTGCTCCACATGTACTCCTGGTTGGACCAAAATGTTGACTTTAAGTTCGTTCTGAAGGCCGACGATGACACCTTCGCCCGCTTGGATGTCCTCAAAGAGGAGCTGAAGACGAAAGAGCCCAGCCGACTCTACTGGGGCTTCTTCTCCGGCCGCGGGAGAGTGAAAACGGCCGGGAAATGGAGAGAAAGTGCGTGGGAGCTGTGCGACTACTACTTGCCTTACGCTCTGGGTGGAGGCTACGTGCTGTCTGCTGACCTCGTGCACTACGTACGTCTCAACGTACGGTTTCTGAAGACCTGGCAGAGTGAGGACGTGTCCCTGGGCGCCTGGTTGGCCCCGGTGGACGTGAAGCGGGTTCACGATCCGCGCTTCGACACGGAGTACAAGTCGCGCGGCTGCAGTAATAAGTACCTGGTGACTCACAAGCAGAGTTTAGAGGACATGCTGGAGAAGCATCAGACGCTACAGCGCACCGGAAGGCTGTGCAAAGAGGAGGTCAAACTGAGGCTGTCCTACATGTACGACTGGAGCGTCCCGCCGTCCCAGTGCTGCCAGAGGAAGGACGGCATCCCCTGA
- the LOC128022604 gene encoding protein kish-B, with protein MTNVYSFDGILVFGLLFICTCAYLKKVPRLNSWLLSEKKGVWGVFYKAAVIGSRLHIAVAGSCMCMGFYLIFLK; from the exons ATGACAAACG TGTACTCTTTCGACGGGATTCTTGTGTTTGGGCTTCTTTTCATCTGCACGTGTGCTTACCTGAAGAAGGTCCCACGTCTGAACAGCTGGCTCCTGTCTGAGAAGAAAGGTGTCTGGGGAGTCTTTTACAAGG CTGCAGTAATAGGCTCGCGGCTCCACATTGCTGTGGCCGGGTCCTGTATGTGTATGGGATTTTACCTGATTTTTCTGAAGTGA